A single Theropithecus gelada isolate Dixy chromosome 7b, Tgel_1.0, whole genome shotgun sequence DNA region contains:
- the CFL2 gene encoding cofilin-2 isoform X2, whose amino-acid sequence MASGVTVNDEVIKVFNDMKVRKSSTQEEIKKRKKAVLFCLSDDKRQIIVEEAKQILVGDIGDTVEDPYTSFVKLLPLNDCRYALYDATYETKESKKEDLVFIFWAPESAPLKSKMIYASSKDAIKKKFTGIKHEWQVNGLDDIKDRSTLGEKLGGNVVVSLEGKPL is encoded by the exons ATG GCTTCTGGAGTTACAGTGAATGATGAAGtcataaaagtttttaatgatATGAAAGTAAGGAAATCTTCTACACAAGAGGagatcaaaaagagaaagaaagcagttcTCTTCTGTTTAAGCGAtgacaaaagacaaataattgtAGAGGAAGCAAAGCAGATCTTGGTGGGTGACATTGGTGATACTGTAGAGGACCCCTACACATCTTTTGTGAAGTTGCTACCTCTGAATGATTGCCGATATGCTTTGTACGATGCCACATACGAAACAAAAGAGTCTAAGAAAGAAGACCTAGTATTTATATTCTG ggcTCCTGAAAGTGCACCTTTAAAAAGCAAGATGATTTATGCTAGCTCTAAAGAtgccattaaaaagaaatttacag gtattAAACATGAGTGGCAAGTAAATGGCTTGGATGATATTAAGGACCGTTCGACACTTGGAGAGAAATTGGGAGGCAATGTAGTAGTTTCACTTGAAGGAAAACCATTATAA
- the CFL2 gene encoding cofilin-2 isoform X3 produces MKVRKSSTQEEIKKRKKAVLFCLSDDKRQIIVEEAKQILVGDIGDTVEDPYTSFVKLLPLNDCRYALYDATYETKESKKEDLVFIFWAPESAPLKSKMIYASSKDAIKKKFTGIKHEWQVNGLDDIKDRSTLGEKLGGNVVVSLEGKPL; encoded by the exons ATGAAAGTAAGGAAATCTTCTACACAAGAGGagatcaaaaagagaaagaaagcagttcTCTTCTGTTTAAGCGAtgacaaaagacaaataattgtAGAGGAAGCAAAGCAGATCTTGGTGGGTGACATTGGTGATACTGTAGAGGACCCCTACACATCTTTTGTGAAGTTGCTACCTCTGAATGATTGCCGATATGCTTTGTACGATGCCACATACGAAACAAAAGAGTCTAAGAAAGAAGACCTAGTATTTATATTCTG ggcTCCTGAAAGTGCACCTTTAAAAAGCAAGATGATTTATGCTAGCTCTAAAGAtgccattaaaaagaaatttacag gtattAAACATGAGTGGCAAGTAAATGGCTTGGATGATATTAAGGACCGTTCGACACTTGGAGAGAAATTGGGAGGCAATGTAGTAGTTTCACTTGAAGGAAAACCATTATAA